A single region of the Anaerostipes rhamnosivorans genome encodes:
- a CDS encoding 16S rRNA (uracil(1498)-N(3))-methyltransferase, with protein MYRFFIDESQVDQTLIKIEGEDVNHIKNVLRMKKGEHVLLSNRRGIEYECELELIEENRVLAKILDIHGVESELKERIVLFQGLPKGDKMELVIQKAVELGASEIVPVKMKRCVVKLDEKKARKKVERWNAIALGAAKQSKRGLVPKVSEVLTLKEAAEKAQSLSALLVPYEAAEGMEYSRELIRETKGKESIGVFIGPEGGFEPLEIEELKQAGGRVLSLGRRILRTETAGMAVLSVLMFELEE; from the coding sequence AGAGCCAGGTGGACCAAACCTTGATCAAAATAGAGGGGGAAGACGTCAACCATATAAAAAATGTGCTCCGTATGAAGAAGGGAGAGCATGTGCTGCTTTCCAACCGCCGGGGAATTGAATATGAATGTGAACTGGAACTGATAGAGGAAAACAGGGTTCTGGCCAAAATTCTGGATATCCACGGTGTGGAATCAGAACTGAAGGAGAGGATTGTACTGTTCCAGGGGTTGCCTAAAGGTGACAAGATGGAACTAGTCATCCAAAAGGCCGTGGAGCTTGGAGCCAGTGAGATCGTGCCAGTGAAGATGAAGCGGTGCGTTGTCAAACTGGATGAAAAAAAGGCCAGAAAAAAAGTAGAGCGCTGGAATGCCATCGCTCTCGGTGCGGCAAAACAGTCCAAAAGAGGTCTGGTGCCAAAGGTCAGCGAAGTACTTACATTGAAAGAAGCTGCAGAGAAAGCCCAAAGCCTGTCTGCCCTCCTGGTACCCTACGAGGCGGCAGAGGGTATGGAATATTCAAGAGAGTTGATCCGGGAGACAAAAGGCAAAGAGTCCATCGGTGTTTTTATTGGACCGGAAGGCGGATTTGAGCCTTTGGAGATCGAAGAACTGAAACAGGCAGGAGGCAGAGTTTTGAGTCTCGGCAGAAGAATATTGAGAACGGAAACCGCGGGCATGGCCGTGCTGTCGGTTTTAATGTTTGAGTTGGAGGAGTGA
- a CDS encoding cysteine desulfurase family protein: MAVYLDNAATTKVFPEVLEAMNEAMEVSYGNPSAKHTKGLEAENIVKEARSVIAGTLKAKEKEIIFTSGGTESNNMAIVGTAMANKRRGRHIITTRIEHASVYEPMFYLENEGFEVTYLNVDEKGIVDLKQLSDSVREDTTLVSIMLVNNEIGAVEPVKEIGSIVKERNPNTVFHVDAIQGYGKIPVIPKNENIDLLSMSGHKIHGPKGVGFLYIKEKTKIQPLILGGGQQKGMRSGTENVPGIAGLSKACEIMAGHLSENAQKIGEVRDYFRDQVAKIPDIKDNSGDAPHVASISFKNIRSEVLLHALEEREIYVSSGSACSSNRPHISGTLTAIGLSPEYRDGTLRFSFSVYNTKEEVDQVITALEELVPMLRKFVRR, encoded by the coding sequence ATGGCAGTATATTTGGATAATGCGGCGACCACAAAAGTTTTTCCGGAGGTCTTAGAGGCCATGAACGAGGCTATGGAAGTGTCCTACGGAAATCCTTCCGCAAAGCATACAAAAGGATTAGAAGCGGAGAATATTGTGAAAGAGGCCAGGTCTGTCATCGCGGGGACCTTAAAGGCAAAGGAAAAAGAGATCATATTTACGTCCGGGGGGACAGAGTCCAATAATATGGCGATCGTTGGGACAGCCATGGCAAATAAACGACGTGGCAGACACATCATCACCACCAGGATTGAACATGCCTCCGTATACGAACCAATGTTTTATTTAGAAAACGAAGGGTTTGAGGTCACATATCTGAATGTGGACGAGAAAGGAATCGTAGATCTTAAGCAGCTTAGTGACAGCGTCAGAGAGGATACCACCCTTGTGTCTATTATGCTGGTCAACAATGAGATCGGCGCAGTGGAGCCGGTAAAAGAGATCGGCAGTATCGTCAAGGAGAGAAATCCTAACACAGTATTTCATGTAGATGCCATCCAGGGGTATGGAAAGATTCCGGTGATTCCCAAGAACGAAAACATTGACCTGCTCTCTATGAGCGGCCATAAGATCCATGGTCCCAAGGGTGTCGGTTTTTTGTATATAAAGGAAAAGACAAAGATACAGCCGCTGATACTTGGCGGCGGACAGCAAAAGGGCATGCGTTCTGGAACCGAAAATGTGCCGGGCATTGCCGGACTTTCAAAAGCGTGTGAGATTATGGCAGGACATTTGTCTGAGAATGCGCAAAAGATAGGAGAAGTCAGAGATTATTTCAGAGATCAGGTCGCCAAGATCCCTGATATTAAGGATAATTCGGGCGATGCGCCCCATGTGGCAAGCATCAGTTTTAAGAATATCCGAAGCGAGGTTCTGTTGCATGCGTTGGAGGAGAGGGAAATCTATGTATCCTCCGGGTCAGCATGTTCCTCTAACCGGCCACACATAAGCGGCACTCTCACAGCCATCGGCCTGAGTCCAGAGTACAGGGACGGAACCCTGCGGTTCAGCTTTTCTGTATATAATACAAAAGAGGAAGTAGACCAGGTTATAACAGCACTGGAAGAATTGGTTCCAATGCTTCGGAAATTTGTAAGGAGATAA
- the thiI gene encoding tRNA uracil 4-sulfurtransferase ThiI encodes MKIQAFLIKYAEIGIKGKNRYMFEDALVRQIKYAMKPVGEFKVRKESGRVFVEGQDEFDYEEAVEGLKTVFGITGICPMVIEQTKDMEHLADAVLNYVDSQYDKKDFTFKVNARRGDKEFPVNSMDINCLMGEKLLDVWPELKVDVHHPDVLVNIEVRQQIYIYSTEILGPGGMPVGTNGRAMLLLSGGIDSPVAGYMIAKRGVRIDATYFHAPPYTSERAKQKVVDLAKIVSKYAGPIHLHVVNFTDIQLAIYEKCPHDQLTIIMRRYMMKIAEHFAKENDGLALITGESIGQVASQTIHNLAITNEVCSMPVFRPLIGMDKQEIVNIAEKIDTFETSIQPFEDCCTIFVAKHPVTKGNLKKIEKSEENLKDIIDELMEKAIDTTEVIVVK; translated from the coding sequence ATGAAAATACAAGCTTTTTTGATTAAATATGCCGAGATCGGTATTAAAGGAAAAAACAGGTACATGTTTGAGGATGCCCTGGTAAGACAGATTAAATATGCCATGAAGCCTGTGGGTGAGTTCAAGGTAAGAAAAGAGTCCGGGCGTGTCTTTGTGGAAGGTCAGGATGAATTTGACTATGAGGAAGCAGTAGAGGGCTTAAAGACAGTCTTTGGCATCACCGGTATCTGTCCGATGGTCATTGAACAGACGAAAGATATGGAGCATCTGGCAGATGCGGTGCTAAACTATGTGGACAGCCAGTATGACAAGAAAGATTTTACCTTTAAAGTGAACGCAAGGCGGGGGGATAAGGAATTTCCAGTAAACTCTATGGATATCAATTGTCTTATGGGAGAAAAGCTTCTGGATGTCTGGCCGGAATTAAAGGTGGACGTGCATCATCCGGATGTACTGGTGAACATTGAGGTAAGGCAGCAGATCTACATTTATTCTACAGAGATCCTCGGGCCGGGAGGTATGCCGGTGGGCACCAATGGAAGGGCAATGCTGCTTTTATCAGGAGGGATCGACAGTCCCGTGGCGGGATACATGATTGCAAAAAGAGGTGTCAGGATTGACGCGACTTACTTCCATGCGCCTCCGTATACAAGTGAGCGCGCAAAGCAGAAGGTAGTGGATCTGGCAAAGATCGTGTCCAAGTATGCAGGACCCATCCATCTGCATGTTGTTAACTTTACAGACATTCAGCTGGCAATCTATGAGAAATGCCCCCACGACCAGCTTACCATTATCATGCGCCGTTACATGATGAAGATCGCAGAGCATTTTGCAAAAGAAAATGACGGGCTGGCGCTGATCACAGGGGAAAGCATCGGTCAGGTGGCAAGCCAGACGATCCATAACCTGGCAATCACAAACGAAGTGTGTTCCATGCCGGTTTTCCGTCCGTTGATCGGGATGGACAAGCAGGAGATCGTAAATATTGCGGAGAAGATCGACACATTCGAGACCTCCATTCAGCCGTTTGAGGACTGCTGTACGATCTTTGTTGCAAAACATCCTGTTACAAAAGGAAATTTAAAAAAGATTGAGAAATCGGAAGAAAATCTAAAAGATATCATTGATGAACTGATGGAAAAAGCCATCGATACTACAGAAGTGATCGTAGTTAAATAG
- the mtaB gene encoding tRNA (N(6)-L-threonylcarbamoyladenosine(37)-C(2))-methylthiotransferase MtaB yields MSLDNVKAAIVTLGCKVNQYESDAMFDMLTNAGARIVNPKEGADVYIVNTCSVTNIAERKSRQMLHRAKKLNPDTVVAAVGCYAQVGKEELEKDPLIDLIIGNNKKKDLISILETYFEDRRQETEVVDLSSGSEYEALHVSHLNEHTRAYIKVQDGCNQFCSYCIIPYARGRVRSRAMEDILEEIRELSENGCQEFVITGIHVCSYGTDLNEGKDLIDLLEEIGTISGVKRIRLGSLEPGIITEESVNRLKNIEQFCPHFHLSLQSGCDETLKRMNRKYTTEEIREKIRILRDAYDQPALTTDIIVGFPGETPEEFETTKRFLEEINLYEMHVFKYSKRKGTRAAVMEDQVDDQEKARRSSILIAMNETHKRAFEQAQIGTDRDVLIEEKLKHSAENLYVGHTREYVKVAVKSREPLENQIVRAHLTGISEDGYMTGNL; encoded by the coding sequence ATGAGTTTAGATAATGTGAAAGCAGCCATTGTGACGTTAGGGTGCAAAGTCAACCAGTATGAGTCCGATGCTATGTTTGATATGCTTACGAATGCAGGAGCAAGAATTGTAAATCCCAAAGAAGGTGCTGATGTGTACATCGTAAATACCTGCTCCGTCACCAACATCGCTGAGCGCAAGTCCAGGCAGATGCTGCACCGTGCCAAGAAACTGAATCCCGATACTGTGGTTGCCGCTGTGGGATGTTATGCCCAGGTGGGGAAAGAGGAATTAGAAAAAGATCCGTTGATTGATCTGATTATTGGGAACAATAAAAAGAAAGATCTCATCTCCATTTTGGAAACATATTTTGAAGACCGCAGGCAGGAGACGGAAGTGGTGGATCTGTCTTCCGGGAGCGAGTACGAAGCACTGCATGTAAGCCATCTAAATGAACATACCCGGGCCTACATCAAAGTCCAGGACGGCTGCAACCAGTTCTGTTCCTACTGTATCATTCCCTATGCCAGAGGAAGGGTAAGAAGCCGGGCAATGGAAGATATTCTTGAGGAGATCCGGGAGCTTTCTGAGAACGGCTGCCAGGAATTTGTCATCACCGGGATCCATGTGTGTTCCTATGGCACGGACCTTAATGAGGGAAAGGATCTTATCGACCTGCTGGAGGAGATAGGAACGATCAGCGGAGTCAAAAGGATCCGGTTAGGTTCCCTGGAGCCGGGGATCATCACAGAGGAATCTGTAAATAGGCTTAAGAACATAGAACAGTTCTGTCCTCACTTTCATCTTTCCCTTCAGAGTGGCTGCGATGAAACCCTCAAACGTATGAACCGAAAGTATACTACAGAGGAGATTCGGGAAAAAATAAGAATATTGAGGGATGCATATGATCAGCCAGCGCTGACCACGGATATCATCGTAGGATTTCCAGGTGAGACTCCCGAGGAATTTGAGACCACCAAAAGATTTCTGGAAGAGATCAACCTGTATGAAATGCATGTTTTTAAATACTCAAAGCGTAAAGGAACCAGAGCGGCTGTTATGGAAGATCAGGTCGATGATCAGGAAAAAGCAAGGAGAAGCAGCATTTTGATCGCCATGAATGAGACTCACAAGCGGGCTTTTGAACAGGCACAGATAGGGACGGACAGGGATGTCCTGATCGAAGAAAAATTAAAGCACAGTGCGGAAAACCTGTATGTGGGGCATACCAGAGAATATGTAAAAGTGGCGGTGAAAAGCAGGGAACCGCTGGAAAATCAGATTGTCAGAGCTCATCTTACCGGTATCAGTGAGGATGGATATATGACAGGAAATCTGTAG
- a CDS encoding IreB family regulatory phosphoprotein: MDKNQTQHFSVVKDELDVHRILEHVYEALEEKGYNPVNQMVGYIMSGDPTYITSHKNARSIINKVERDEIIEALFVNYINTRLK; the protein is encoded by the coding sequence ATGGATAAGAATCAGACACAACATTTTTCAGTAGTGAAAGATGAATTGGATGTGCATAGAATTTTAGAGCATGTCTATGAGGCATTGGAAGAAAAGGGATATAATCCTGTAAACCAGATGGTAGGGTATATTATGTCAGGCGATCCGACCTACATTACCAGCCATAAGAATGCGAGAAGCATTATCAATAAGGTAGAACGGGACGAGATCATAGAAGCCCTGTTTGTAAATTATATCAACACAAGGCTGAAGTAG
- the ruvX gene encoding Holliday junction resolvase RuvX, which yields MRILGLDYGTKTVGAALSDELGITAQPLETITRKDENKLRKTYARIEEIIAEYKVEKIVLGYPKNMNNTVGERGMATEAFRDSLVRRTGLDVILWDERLTTVASNKVLMESGVRRENRKKVIDQVAASMILQGYLDSL from the coding sequence ATGAGGATACTTGGGCTTGATTATGGGACAAAGACAGTGGGGGCCGCTCTCAGCGATGAACTGGGGATCACAGCACAGCCGCTTGAGACCATTACGAGAAAAGATGAAAATAAGTTAAGAAAAACTTATGCAAGGATAGAGGAGATCATCGCCGAATACAAGGTAGAAAAGATTGTCCTGGGCTATCCAAAGAATATGAATAATACGGTCGGAGAACGCGGAATGGCAACGGAAGCTTTCCGCGATAGTTTAGTGCGCAGAACCGGACTTGATGTAATCTTGTGGGACGAGCGCCTTACTACGGTTGCGTCCAATAAAGTATTGATGGAAAGCGGCGTTCGGAGGGAAAACCGCAAAAAGGTCATTGATCAGGTTGCTGCTTCAATGATTTTACAGGGTTATCTTGATTCCCTGTAA
- a CDS encoding DUF1292 domain-containing protein — translation MKDKESTILFLDDQGQEVEFMVLEQTTLAGTNYLLVADSVEEDGTVLIMKEISLEGDYVSYEIVEDEEELEIISKIFNELIEDFDLTV, via the coding sequence ATGAAAGATAAAGAGAGCACAATTCTCTTTTTAGATGACCAGGGCCAGGAAGTGGAATTTATGGTTCTGGAACAGACGACACTGGCAGGAACAAACTACCTGCTTGTTGCGGATTCCGTGGAAGAAGACGGGACCGTTTTGATCATGAAGGAAATCTCCCTGGAAGGAGACTATGTCTCTTATGAGATTGTAGAAGATGAAGAAGAACTTGAGATCATTTCTAAGATATTCAATGAATTAATCGAGGATTTTGATTTGACAGTATAA
- a CDS encoding Fur family transcriptional regulator, protein MGYNEEAFIQILKSKGLKVTNQRKAVLKALSQKPDQHLTAEEIYELVKVDIPEIGIATIYRTIQLLCELGLIDKLNLDDGYVRYEIGKEDKNEHHHHHLICVNCGKVLKFDDDLLDELEKQVEKTTGFIVHDHELKMYGYCRDCQNNRK, encoded by the coding sequence ATGGGTTATAATGAAGAAGCTTTTATACAAATTTTAAAAAGCAAGGGTTTAAAAGTGACCAATCAGAGAAAAGCTGTATTGAAGGCACTTTCACAAAAACCAGACCAGCATCTGACCGCGGAAGAAATCTATGAATTGGTTAAAGTAGACATCCCGGAGATCGGGATTGCGACAATTTATCGTACCATACAGTTACTTTGTGAATTAGGATTAATTGATAAATTGAATTTAGATGATGGATACGTTCGCTATGAAATCGGAAAAGAAGATAAAAATGAGCACCACCATCATCATTTGATATGTGTGAATTGCGGAAAAGTTTTAAAGTTCGACGATGATTTATTAGATGAATTAGAAAAACAGGTGGAAAAAACAACCGGATTCATCGTCCATGATCATGAATTGAAGATGTACGGATATTGTCGTGATTGTCAAAATAACCGGAAATAA
- a CDS encoding ribonuclease J — translation MKSDNTSVGNKTEGQQQKKQARNYWPKKYSQPKAPAVIKKESKELTVKEKPKNQPKGQAPAKKEAPAKAKTAPKAQGRPKTTQRRNTGTVKIIPLGGLGQIGMNITAFEYNNNILIVDCGVAFPDDEMLGIDLVIPDVTYLKENAKKIKGLVITHGHEDHIGAIPYIEKQLNIPVYATKLTMGLIDNKLKEHGLLKQVKKTVVKHGDVIKLGVFTVEFIKTNHSIADAAALAIHTPAGLIIHTGDFKIDHTPLFGEAIDLARFAELGREGVLALMADSTNAERPGYTQSEKNVGKTLDSLFAAHPNGRILVATFASNVDRVQQIINSAYKHGRKVSVEGRSMVNIIATASELGYIKIPKNTLIETEQMRNYPDDQIVMITTGSQGETMAALSRMANGTHRKVSIKPTDTIVFSSSPIPGNEKNVSNIMNELAMKGAKVVFQDTHVSGHACREELRLMYALTKPKYAVPVHGEYRHLVRHSELALEMGIPKENVFIMEEGDVLELNKKAGKVTGKVPAQGILVDGLGIGDVGNIVLNDRRQLSQNGLIIVTVTLEKRGNNILAGPDIVSRGFVYVRESESLMEGARQVVEDAVEGCLAKNITDWGKLKSCIRDTLSNYIWKKTKRDPMILPIITEV, via the coding sequence TTGAAATCAGACAACACAAGTGTAGGTAACAAGACAGAAGGACAGCAACAAAAGAAACAGGCCAGGAATTACTGGCCGAAAAAGTACAGCCAGCCTAAGGCGCCGGCAGTGATCAAAAAAGAATCAAAGGAGCTTACGGTGAAGGAAAAGCCGAAAAATCAGCCGAAAGGCCAGGCGCCTGCCAAAAAAGAGGCACCTGCTAAGGCGAAGACAGCTCCGAAGGCACAGGGACGTCCAAAGACGACCCAGAGAAGGAATACAGGAACGGTAAAGATCATTCCTCTTGGCGGACTCGGACAGATTGGTATGAACATCACCGCCTTTGAATATAACAATAATATTTTGATTGTTGACTGCGGTGTGGCCTTTCCGGATGATGAGATGCTCGGAATCGATCTTGTCATTCCGGATGTGACATATTTAAAAGAAAATGCAAAGAAGATTAAGGGACTGGTCATCACCCATGGACATGAAGACCATATCGGTGCGATCCCTTATATTGAAAAACAGCTGAATATTCCAGTGTATGCCACAAAGCTTACCATGGGACTCATCGACAACAAGTTAAAAGAGCATGGGCTGCTCAAGCAGGTGAAAAAGACTGTGGTAAAACACGGTGACGTGATAAAGCTGGGAGTCTTTACAGTCGAGTTTATCAAGACAAACCACAGCATAGCAGATGCGGCGGCTCTGGCGATCCATACTCCTGCGGGACTGATTATCCATACAGGTGACTTTAAGATCGACCACACACCGCTCTTTGGTGAAGCCATCGATCTGGCAAGATTTGCGGAGCTTGGAAGAGAAGGTGTTCTTGCGCTGATGGCGGACAGTACCAATGCGGAGAGGCCTGGTTATACTCAGTCTGAAAAGAACGTCGGAAAGACACTGGACAGCCTGTTTGCGGCCCATCCCAACGGAAGGATTCTTGTCGCCACCTTTGCTTCCAATGTAGACCGTGTACAGCAGATCATCAATTCCGCCTATAAGCACGGAAGAAAAGTATCAGTAGAGGGGCGGAGCATGGTCAACATCATCGCTACAGCTTCTGAGCTTGGCTATATTAAGATTCCAAAGAATACGCTCATCGAAACAGAACAGATGAGAAATTATCCGGATGACCAGATTGTCATGATCACGACCGGAAGCCAGGGTGAGACTATGGCAGCCTTATCCAGGATGGCAAATGGAACCCACCGGAAGGTTTCCATTAAACCGACAGACACCATCGTGTTCAGTTCCAGCCCAATCCCGGGAAATGAAAAAAATGTATCAAACATCATGAATGAGCTGGCAATGAAGGGCGCCAAGGTTGTGTTCCAGGATACCCATGTATCCGGACATGCATGCAGAGAAGAACTGAGGCTGATGTATGCCCTCACCAAGCCTAAGTATGCGGTCCCTGTCCATGGAGAATACCGCCATCTGGTAAGACACAGTGAATTGGCCCTCGAGATGGGAATTCCAAAAGAGAATGTCTTCATCATGGAAGAAGGAGATGTTCTGGAATTAAATAAAAAGGCCGGAAAGGTCACAGGAAAGGTTCCGGCACAGGGTATCTTGGTTGACGGCCTCGGCATCGGCGACGTAGGGAATATTGTCTTAAATGATAGAAGACAGCTGTCCCAGAACGGGCTGATCATCGTGACAGTGACCCTGGAGAAACGTGGAAATAATATTCTTGCGGGTCCGGATATTGTATCCCGCGGTTTTGTCTATGTAAGAGAGTCTGAGAGCCTTATGGAAGGAGCCAGACAGGTGGTGGAAGATGCTGTGGAAGGCTGTCTTGCCAAAAATATCACTGATTGGGGCAAGTTAAAATCTTGTATCAGGGATACGCTGAGCAATTATATCTGGAAGAAAACCAAGAGGGATCCGATGATCCTTCCAATCATTACAGAAGTATAG
- a CDS encoding endolytic transglycosylase MltG has product MMTKDEDVKKNREDLFRLFWKVVHQILIIGLIIGLFFGMYSFAYHAFSNEAYDASSTRKVQVVISKGEKTDQVADQLYEKHLIVGRNRFKVRKFFSKYSDTDFVPGKYRLSQSQGIDEIMAVLCGDAREKDTK; this is encoded by the coding sequence ATGATGACAAAGGATGAAGATGTAAAAAAGAATAGAGAAGACCTGTTTCGACTTTTTTGGAAAGTGGTCCATCAGATTTTGATCATCGGCCTGATTATCGGATTGTTTTTCGGTATGTATTCTTTTGCCTATCATGCTTTCTCTAACGAGGCATATGATGCCTCCAGTACCAGAAAGGTACAGGTGGTGATCTCAAAAGGAGAGAAAACCGACCAGGTGGCGGACCAGCTTTATGAGAAGCATCTGATCGTGGGAAGAAACAGATTTAAGGTAAGAAAATTTTTCTCAAAATACAGTGATACGGACTTTGTCCCCGGAAAGTACAGGCTGTCACAGTCTCAGGGTATCGATGAGATTATGGCAGTCCTGTGCGGGGATGCCCGTGAAAAGGATACAAAATGA
- a CDS encoding O-methyltransferase: protein MIVNENVTDYLRSLIKEEDDFLDGIERQARKDHVPIVKPETKEFLKVLVKMNQPMKILEVGTAVGFSSLYMHKFQPEGGTVVTIERNEGRIKRAKENFSRAGVKDAVTLMEGDAAEILAELSGTFDFIFMDAAKGQYIRFFEHILRLLPAGGILVSDNVLQDGDIVKSRYAIERRDRTIHKRMREYLYTLKQHPLLDTSVLPLGDGVAVSMKTGE, encoded by the coding sequence ATGATTGTAAATGAAAACGTGACAGATTATCTCCGCTCGCTTATAAAAGAGGAGGATGACTTTCTCGACGGGATTGAGCGCCAGGCCAGAAAAGACCATGTACCGATCGTCAAGCCGGAGACAAAAGAGTTCCTGAAAGTATTAGTGAAAATGAATCAACCGATGAAAATCCTGGAGGTCGGAACGGCTGTGGGATTTTCATCTCTTTATATGCACAAGTTTCAGCCAGAGGGCGGGACCGTGGTCACCATCGAGCGGAATGAAGGAAGGATCAAGAGGGCAAAGGAGAACTTTTCAAGAGCCGGAGTTAAAGATGCTGTCACTCTCATGGAGGGTGATGCCGCAGAGATTTTGGCTGAACTTTCCGGTACCTTTGACTTTATCTTCATGGATGCGGCCAAGGGCCAGTATATCCGCTTTTTTGAACACATTCTGAGGCTGCTTCCTGCTGGGGGCATTCTGGTCTCTGACAATGTGCTTCAGGACGGTGACATTGTAAAATCACGGTATGCCATAGAGCGCAGGGACCGGACTATCCACAAAAGGATGAGAGAGTATTTATATACATTGAAACAACATCCGTTGCTGGACACATCTGTGCTTCCATTGGGAGACGGCGTGGCAGTGAGTATGAAAACAGGAGAGTAA
- a CDS encoding peptidase U32 family protein, which translates to MRKTELLIPASNLEVLKVAVLYGADAVYIGGEMYGLRAKAKNFSMEDVKEGVRFAHEHGVKVYITANIVAHNGDLSGIREYFRELKSIQPDGLIISDPGVFMTAKEECPEIERHISTQANSTNYATYKFWHEQGASRVVAARELSLREIGEIRKNIPDDLEIEAFVHGAMCISHSGRCLLSNYFTGQNANKGACTHPCRWKYSVVEETRPGEYMPVYENERGTYIFNSKDLCMIEHIDDLISAGIDSLKIEGRMKTALYVATVARTYRKAIDDYKESPDKYKANMDYYRQEISKCTYRQFTTGFYYGKTDENSQIYDSNTYIKEYTYIGIVQGYNKKGYALLEQKNKFLVGETIEVMVPDGENRQVTVKAIEDEDGVSMESAPHPRQMIYVDFGEEIPEGYLLRRKED; encoded by the coding sequence ATGAGAAAAACAGAGCTGCTGATACCAGCAAGCAATTTAGAAGTACTGAAAGTAGCTGTGCTCTACGGTGCAGATGCAGTTTACATCGGAGGAGAAATGTACGGGCTGCGGGCGAAGGCCAAGAATTTCTCTATGGAGGATGTAAAAGAAGGCGTCCGCTTTGCACATGAGCACGGTGTAAAGGTTTATATAACAGCAAATATCGTAGCCCATAACGGGGATCTTTCCGGCATACGGGAATATTTCAGGGAACTTAAAAGTATTCAGCCCGACGGACTGATCATCTCTGATCCAGGAGTCTTTATGACAGCCAAAGAGGAATGCCCGGAGATTGAACGTCACATCAGCACTCAGGCCAACAGCACCAATTATGCCACTTATAAGTTCTGGCATGAACAGGGGGCATCCCGCGTGGTGGCGGCCAGAGAGTTATCCTTGAGAGAGATCGGGGAGATCAGAAAGAACATACCGGATGACCTGGAAATTGAGGCATTTGTCCATGGAGCCATGTGTATCTCACATTCCGGGCGTTGTCTGCTGAGCAATTATTTTACAGGACAGAACGCCAACAAGGGAGCATGTACCCACCCATGTCGGTGGAAATACTCTGTGGTGGAAGAGACCAGGCCCGGCGAATATATGCCAGTGTATGAAAATGAACGGGGGACCTATATTTTTAACTCCAAGGATCTCTGTATGATCGAACATATTGACGATCTGATCAGCGCTGGAATCGACAGCCTTAAGATCGAGGGACGGATGAAGACCGCTCTCTATGTGGCGACGGTGGCAAGAACCTACCGGAAAGCCATTGACGATTACAAAGAATCTCCTGACAAATATAAGGCCAATATGGACTATTACAGACAGGAGATCTCCAAGTGCACCTACCGTCAGTTTACCACTGGTTTTTACTATGGTAAGACGGACGAAAACTCACAGATCTATGACAGCAACACTTATATCAAGGAGTATACCTACATCGGGATTGTCCAGGGATATAACAAAAAGGGATACGCGCTGCTGGAACAGAAGAATAAGTTCCTTGTGGGGGAGACGATTGAGGTGATGGTTCCAGACGGAGAAAACCGGCAGGTGACGGTCAAAGCCATTGAGGATGAGGATGGTGTTTCCATGGAGAGTGCACCACATCCAAGACAGATGATCTATGTAGATTTCGGGGAGGAGATCCCGGAGGGATATCTGCTCAGAAGAAAAGAAGATTAA
- a CDS encoding BlaI/MecI/CopY family transcriptional regulator, with product MKDKDLTNREKLIMKCVWAAGQEISLQELQRELKERFQWDANRSTVRTFLSSMQGKEAVTVERRGRFSYIAPLYNEEKYKKAQLKKLMDFWFNGSKEDLIKALTEVN from the coding sequence TTGAAGGATAAGGATTTAACAAACAGGGAAAAACTAATCATGAAATGTGTCTGGGCGGCTGGCCAGGAGATCTCTTTGCAAGAATTACAGCGGGAATTGAAAGAAAGGTTCCAGTGGGATGCCAACAGGTCAACTGTGCGTACTTTTCTGTCAAGCATGCAGGGAAAGGAAGCCGTGACGGTTGAAAGAAGGGGGAGATTTTCTTATATCGCTCCTTTATACAACGAAGAAAAGTACAAAAAGGCCCAGCTAAAGAAGTTGATGGATTTCTGGTTTAACGGATCAAAAGAAGATCTGATCAAGGCACTGACAGAGGTGAACTAG